From the genome of Cervus elaphus chromosome 7, mCerEla1.1, whole genome shotgun sequence:
gtatatacacaaatatatgccCTGGGTAAACTCTGGGTGGTGGGATTGtaagtaattattttttctatttttctgtatttcctgaatTATTTGCAGTGAActcacatgactgaagtgacttagcagcagcatgctaTTTTTACAATCAGAAAACATAATGAAGCTAtttacattttgaagaaaattgCGACCTAGATGTATAATTGTTGACATGGAAGACATTCACCATATATAATATGGAAAACAGGTTACAAACAGTATTTAACAtctttgaaattaatttcatttacagataaatatatgtaaagaaaatattttggtgaatatacgtcaaaatgttaacagtgtttATTCTGGTGGTAAAGTGATACTCTcatatcctaaaatatgatgctatgaaactgctgcactcaatatgccagaaaatttggaaaactcagcagtggccacaggactggaaaaggtcagttttcattccaatctctaagaaaggcaatgccaaagaatgctcaaattaccacacaattgcaatcatctcacacgctagtaaagtgatgctcgaaattctccaagccaggcttcaacagtatgtgatctGTGaaattccagttgttcaagctggttttagaaaaggcagaggaaccagagatcaaattgccaacatccagtggatcatcaaaaaagcaagggagttccagaaaaacatctatttctgctttattgactatgccaaagcctttcactgtgtggatcacaataaactgtagaaaattcttaaagagatgggaataccagaccacctgacctgcctcttgagaaatctctatgcaggtcaggaagcaacagttagaactggacattgaacaacggactggttccaaatagggaaaggagtacgtcaaggctgtatattatcaccctgcttatttaacttatatgcagagtacatcatgagaaacactgggctggaagaagcacaagatggaatcaagattgccgggagaaatatcaataacctcagatatgcagatatcaccacccttatggcagaaagtgaagaagaactaaagagcctcttgatgaaagtgaaagaggagagtgaaaaagttggcttaaagctcaacattcagaaaactaagatcatagcatctggtcccatcacttgatggcaaacagatggggaaacaatggaaacaatgacaagactttattttcttgggctccaaaatcactgcagatggtgactgcagccatgaaattaaaagacactcactccttggaagaaaagttatgaccaacctagacaacatattaaaaagcagagatattattttgccaacacaggtctgtctagtcaaggctatggtttttccagcagtcatgtatggatgtaagagttggactataagaaaagctgagtgccgaagaattgatgcttttgaactgtggtgttggagaatactcttgagagtcccttggactgcaaggagatctaaccagtccatcctaaaggaaatcagtcctgaatattcattggaaggactgatgctgaagctgaaactccaatactttggtcacctgatgcgaagaactatctcatttgaaaagaccctgattctgggaaagattgaaggcgggagaaggggacaacaaaggctgagatggttgatggcatcaccgactcaatggattgagtttgagtaaactccaggagtttgtaatggacagggaggcctggcgtgctgcagtccatggggttgcaaagagtcggacaggactgaatgaactgaactcaaagtgatatttttctttttacttatttatattttcaatacaATAACataatattgatatattaatTACCTTAGTTTCTTTTgagtttaaaaaagtaaaacattttaaggCCAAGAAAAATGTATTAACTACGTGGTCAGTTTAGAGCCTTGAAAAGGGAGAGATCAGAAAACTGACATACTGCATCTTTTGAATCTCATCTTCATCCACTTTctgcttcttctctttcttctctttggtatctattttgagttttttgGCTGCAGGAGTAAGTAATGAGTCTTCCCTTTCAACTGCTGTTAAATCCGCGATATCCTGACTCTTGAgctaagaagacaaaagaaacccTTTAATATATACGGCCTACTTTACAGACTTGGGTAAAGAAAGAAATCGTTCATTACAACAAAACAAATTCTCTTATTTCTGTAGTTTTTTGGTTCCAGGCATTGGCTGTACCATCAAAGATAAGATATCCTATCTCTACTAAAGGAGTTTACAGCCCAGCTGGGGAAAGAAAAGCTGCTAAATAATCCAGTTTTCCAGGTTACCTATGATCCTAGTTTCAGTATCTGTTTACATGGGCACAGAAATGCCAAGGATCATGAAAACCACACTCCTCTTGAGCCCACTCTTCTGACctcattctttatttatttggctgccttgggtcttagttgcggcttGGGGAATCTTTCACGTGGTGCAGACTCCCTAGTTGTGGCGCAAGGGCtccagggcacgcaggcttcaggagttgtggtacgcgggcttggttgctcccacacatgtgggatcttatttccccaaccagggatggaacacacatCCCCTGGGTTGCAAGGCCGATtttcaatcactggaccaccagggaagtcactgacCTCAATCTTTAGAGGGGAATATAAGAAAACTCCTCTCTATACAGCCAGCTCTTCTTCGTCTAAACCTATAGATTTCTTTACCAATGATGATTCCATgtggaaagaatattttaaaaagggtaCCTTCTCATCAAAGCAGTGTTTCTTTGAATTTGGAACTTTTAAGTGAGCTTCTTCCACATGTAgtgctcttttcttcttttccattctactgtatcatgcaaatatttatttcccaTTACTAgactgagaacttttttttagCCTTGCtgtgtagcttgtgggatcttagtttcctgacctgggattgaaacTGGGCCCCTTGCAGTGAgtgtagagtcctaaccattggaatTCCCTAGACTGAACATTTTTTGAAGTTTGTCTCTTGTTATTTATCCCTCTTTGCAAAAACATTTAACACTGTTTTACTCACATATGTTTAATAAAGACagcaaaaaaaccctcaaaatccAAACTTCATCCCCTCCAACTTAACATAGAATCTAAGCATATGACAAACCGCATTAATGAGATTTGACTCCTGTTTTCCTTAAAGAGGAACTCACATTTAAATTCATATGGGAATATGAGAAGTAGGTGAGAGTGAAGGCAGTAAATCTTTTAACAACTTTTTCAACTTCTTCTCTGGTTACTGATACATACAAATTTTCTAACCTTTTTGTGCTTCAATTTTGATAATTTAGATTATCCTTGAAAATGAGCCATTTAtcttgaattttcaaaattaGTCTAAACTTGAACATTAAATTTTCTTAAAGCTTAAAGATCTCCAAATCAGTGCCTATAAACACTGAAAATAAGGtcttaattttattgtttcttagtttttaaagcaCTAACTCattaatatctatttttatcCCTATTAACTCCTTGCTTTTACATTCTTCTggtttatcttgttctttttctggtttcttgagGTGGTTGCTTATTTTCAGTATCTTTGTTTGTAAAAATATGTAAGAcaatgaatttttctttaaataaaattttggtcAAATCCAATAGGATTTGATGTTAATTTCTTTAATccaaagctatttaaaaattagttaaaaatgtCCAGGTGTTAGTCTTTTGGAGGGAGTGGGAGAAATTCTGTGTTGTTAATTTCAGGTTCTATTGCACTGTACTAACAGAATATGATGTTATGATTTTTACTTTTAAGGATTTATGCTTTTCTTTGTAGTCTGGTATATGATCCATTTAAAAAAGTGTTTCAGAAGCATCAAAAATTTTTTATCTTCTACATGCACATTTCTTTATACAGTGAGCTCTTTACCGAGCTAATTATTACTCAAATCCTTTCTGTCCTTGAGATCTGTTTTTAAAGCTCCTTAAGGTAATTTTGTCACATTTTTCttaaagttcttaattttatatattttgatgcaACTTTATGATCTGAAAGGCAGTTTCCATTTAGCCAATGTCTTCTCCCATAAGCTCACACTGAAATTCAAACAGGAATTACAGTTCCAAGACCTCAAGACTCTATTTTTAGAAATGGAACCTATCTAAGGCTCTAAGATTCTGATCTTCTGACTGATACTCAGAGAAGCAACACTGCTGAACACTTGGGATAGCAGTTTGGTGCTATAGAAACCCTTGGACATTAGTACCCAGGTCACTGGTAGCAGTTAAATGTCCCAAGTGGAGGAGAACATGACTAAATTACTACCTCAAAGTCTCCCTTTAACGACTCAGCCTACAATGAGAAAGTTACGCTTAAGCAATAATTCAGAAATCATATTGAGGTGAAAGGGGTACTAGGAATCCTGGGTTCTAGATCTTGCCCTCCGTTTCAATGTCGATTGGCATCGACCCCAATTTCCTCACTAGGAAAACCAAGGGGCTATTTGAAATTCCCTTAGCAGTggctttttaaagtcttcattgaatttgttacattattgcttctgtttaatgttttggtttttttggctgcgaggcatatgggatcttcgcTCCGccaccagggatgaaacccgcacagcctgcattggaaggtgaagtcttgaccactggaccgctAGAGAAGTCCCCTCTTTGAAGCAGCTTTAACGCCTAAGGGCAGTGATTAAAAATACTGACCTAATGGTTGAGTTTGTGGAACTCAGACGGCTCTAaggtttcctcttctttcttaccCCAACTCTGCGATTGCAGATCTAAAGGGTTATGGTGAGCTCGACTGTCTTAGCTTGGGAGGGACCAAACAGGAGGCCTGTCGGGCGGGCAGTGACACAAGCTACTCCGGCCTCATCGACACATCTCTCCCTACCTCGCCTTCTTCAGCGGCGGCCTCTTTCAATTCCCCGTCGCCGTCACCGTCCGTTTCCTCCGGGATTCCGTCCGTATCTGTAACCCTGGAGCCCCCAGGAGCCGCCGTCGGCTCATCTGATTCCCCGGTCTCTCCACCTTTTTCCGTGGGCGATTCGCAGGCATTATCCATCTCGGCTAGAACCCGGGAGAAGAGATCGCGCCGCAGTCAAGACTCCAGAGCTCAGGACGCCGCGCAGCCCCGCGCCCCCGCAGCTTACTTCCGGTCGTCGCGCAGCGATGACATCACCAAGACCGCTGCTCCGAGTGGTCATTTAGAGACGCGCCCAGAGGGTTGCAGGGCTTCGTTTTACTTCTTATTTGTTGGTGCGGATAGGGAAAGTTGAGGGTACAGAAATCAGTTTGTGGATTTTCCACCTTGAGAAGCCAGCATTTGTAAAGGAGGGCTTTGTTGTTTACTGAAGGGCTCCTTTTTCCTTTCCGTCCTTCTCAAAGCACAACCTGTTAACGCCTTCCTAATCTGCTTTCCTCAGAGGAAAGTTTGCGGACAGGAGAAAACTCCATCCGTTGTTTGCCCTTTGGGAAGCAGCTCCCGGGCAAACGCCGACAGGAACTCAACCTCGTACGCGTTCAGTTGGACAGAGGCTTGTGTTAACATGGAATTGTCAGCATTTCTCTTTTGTTCCTCAAGCACCTAAAAAAACAGTCGTACAGCTTGAACTGAATTTGTCCAATTTGATTACTAACTCCACAACTACTTCGAGCCAGAACAGTCCTAGTACCAGAAACAAAACAGGCAGTTTCTACCTAAGTGCATGTTTCCCAACTCACCAGTACTCAAGCTCAGAGTAGGTTTTAAAAATCTGACCTTTAATGTCAGTTTGGTTAATATCCGTCAAAATTAAGaggaaacaggggcttccctggcctttCAGTTGTTAGAACTCTGcgtttccactgcaaggggcgaTGGTTCGATGGGGGAGCTAAGGTCCTCCATGGTGGGGCGAGGGGAAGggcggtaaaaaaaaaaaaaattctaagaggAAACAAATCCTAAAGGAAGGGAAGTCTTTCCTTTGAATGTTTCGCTTTAACGAATCATTTCAAGGATTGGGAGCATGAAGGGGGgttatttcccttttaaaattctcCTCTTTCCTCATGAGGTGCGGAGGAGGGCACTATATTCACATCTTTTATCACTAGGTTCCCACAGCCATGACATATTTATGGTGCAGAGAGAACGGACTTGCAAATATGGGTGCGCGTTACCAcacttctctctttgtttctacACTGCCTGGATGAATTACCGTATTTTCTGTCCTGCGAGTTCCCAAAACATCAGAAGAAGGAGCGCACTTCGGGGGGCGCGGACAGGTGGACCGCGCTCGTCACCTTCCACTTGTACAGCGGGTGACCCCACGACGCAGCCTTCTCTGCCGGGAAGGCTTATCAGGGTGCGGCCGGGTCCCCTCGGCGCAGACCGCAGCCACCTGCGCCGGCCCGTGCGGCCCCGCCCAGCTAGGTGGGcacgggggcggggcgcgggggcgcGGTGACGCGTGACGCCGGATCCCGGAAGTGACGCGCCCCTGAGGGAcaaggcggggggaggggggtggtgtcCCCGGCCGGCTCGGGGGGTGCGTTGCCCGGAGACGGAAAGTTTGGGAGCCTGAACGGGCTCGGCGGCGGCCCAGGGAACGGGGTCCAGGGGGCGGCGGccctggggatggggaaggagcaGGAGCTGCTGGAGGCGGCCCGCACCGGACACCTCCCGGCCGTGGAGAAGCTGCTGTCCGGGAAGCGGCTCTCCTCAGGCttcgggggcggcggcggcggcggcggcggctctgGAGGCggtagcggcggcggcggcggctctggaggcggcggcggcggtctTGGCTCCTCGAGCCATGCCCTGTCCAGTCTGCTCAGGTGGGTAACGCTCCGGGTCCGGGTAGCTGCTTGGAGACCCCCCGTCCCCCGCCCGTCTCCTGGATCCCCGGAGAGATCGGGGATCCGGAGACCCTGGCGGGCTGGGTTTGCTAGGTTTCCCGGGGCGAGGGCAGGCGGCCCGAGGGGCGAGGGGCGCCGGTGCGGGTCCGCGCGGCGTCGGACTCTCCTCGTCTCCTGTCCTGACCCGCTGCGAAGAATGGTGGGAGTGCCCAGGTGCAGCCTCCGCCGCATGGCATAGCCCGGGCTTCACCGTCGAGTGCCAGGTGTTGTATCTCACAAGCCACTTTAGGGgggaaaataagtatattttgaatctccctcatctcctgcagAAACTCCCACGCCTTGCAGAATCTCGCggttcccctggaggaaatgcTCTCGATTCCATTCTTTGGGGAACTTGGAACCTTCCACCAGGCTCTGCAGGACGTGGCTTTTGTTGTTTATATTAAAATCGTCTCTAGGTTTATCACGTTCAAAGTGTTCTTCTTTGAGCTCCTCTTGTGCTTGAAGCTTAAATTCCAGTTCCTTGTAGTGAACCTCGCTGGATTTGTCTGTTAAGTGGCAGATGCAGGATTCATCAGGGGGTTTATTCATCAAAAAATAAAGCGTTAGAAAGACTTGTCTAGGACACTGAGGAGTGCTTTAAACTTTTCCAAGGTCTGTTGTTAAAATAAACACTTGAATCTGGAGCTGTAAGGATTGAGAGGAAAAGGTCGTTTTTTGTGTGGCTTGGAGAGGGAATTGGAGGTGCTTTGTTAGTGTGAGTAAAATGTGATGTTTCAGCAGCACTTTCATAGccggttttcttttccttccttgttCTTTTGAGGTTTTTAAGAAGTGGAAGTTCACTTAGAAATGGCTTCGTTTGCTTTTGTTCCCCATTAGTTTATGTAACTTCAGTTTGAGTGAGCTTGGACCAAAGAAGCCTAAGGCTCTATTAAATTGTTAGGTATTAAGCACTGAGTACAAAGCCAGGCCTATACAGGAAGATATTAAAAAGCCGTGTAAGAGAAGAATGCTCCCAGGGAGTTATTTTGGGGAGGCAAAAATCAGTACCATTTGCGGCAATTTCTACAGCTCCCTAGGACAATGCTGTCACATAATTAGTactcagtatttgttgaataaatacaaGTATTAATTAGGGAATGACACATTTCTACATAAACTGATGGTGGTACTCAGTAGTTCAAAAAATGAGACATTACTTTGGGATGGGATGAGATGGAGAAGAGGAGGGGGACTTGAGCTGACGTGAAGGATGTGAGGATTTGGGTAGGTGAAGCACTGTAAGAGCATTCCAGGTGGGCCCACCCTTGTCAGGGGCACAGAGGTGGCATAGGAGACTTGTTTGGTGCTAGTGGGTCACTAGAAGAACTTTCTGCCCAGAGCTTTAAGTGGTTGGGTatgataaaaggaaataatggATAGCTGTACTTCCATCTTTCAGAGTGATTtagtctttctttatttttctgattcttgTATTGGTGCCTGAcacaggtgttcaataaatgtacTTTGAATGCATAATTCGGGTTTGGAATTTTACCTGAATTACTTAGATATTTCTGCACTTCTGATGTCTGTGAGGTGAGAGAAAGACCGGTAGGTTTGGAGGTGCCTGTCTCTTATGCATTGAAGGCTACAGCATTTATCTGTGTACCAGAGGTACCTTATTCCCCGGTATATCCTGCTGAAGTGAGAAACTCTCACATATCTCCTGCCTTCAAGGACAGGTTAGGTTACTCTTAGTTCTCTCACTCAGGG
Proteins encoded in this window:
- the TAF11 gene encoding transcription initiation factor TFIID subunit 11, which produces MDNACESPTEKGGETGESDEPTAAPGGSRVTDTDGIPEETDGDGDGELKEAAAEEGELKSQDIADLTAVEREDSLLTPAAKKLKIDTKEKKEKKQKVDEDEIQKMQILVSSFSEEQLNRYEMYRRSAFPKAAIKRLIQSITGTSVSQNVVIAMSGISKVFVGEVVEEALDVCEKWGEMPPLQPKHMREAVRRLKSKGQIPNSKHKKIIFF